A single window of Bradyrhizobium daqingense DNA harbors:
- a CDS encoding HlyD family type I secretion periplasmic adaptor subunit, which produces MTSPGHDRNIVISRHVVTGDRWATTSEPSSDMRRIVAWGCVLLVLQFCCIGVWATTVPLRSAVVASGFTKVHSKRKAVQHLEGGIIKSILVRENDRVQAGQVIARLDTTQIEAMLGSFEAKLFADLAMEARLAAERAGEKEIQFPAELRTSSAAAAGIAVLTQRAEFAARSTAIDGERKQIDQQMLQSEETIRGLEGDTKGAEQQLALLNEEIADTSSLLAKGLARKPRLLALQRSQAETKGQIARNAASISQARTKIAELDDRRRQLELDQQRDIAKQLHATSSEVGELRHRIAALRDQLVRSELRAPESGKVVGLNSRGLSAVLAPRETLLEIVPLEDRLVIEATLKPTDRQEVYAGQTARVRVLALNIRRIPMLEAKIVAVAADALNDPKTGVASYMAELELGTTTQTAYYLSSLLPGMPVEVFVETGERTFAEYLLQPMVLRIHRAFRES; this is translated from the coding sequence ATGACATCGCCGGGCCATGATCGCAACATCGTCATTTCACGCCATGTGGTGACCGGCGATCGATGGGCAACGACCAGCGAACCAAGCTCCGATATGCGGCGCATCGTGGCGTGGGGGTGTGTGTTGCTCGTCTTGCAGTTCTGTTGTATCGGCGTTTGGGCGACTACGGTTCCGCTCCGCAGCGCTGTCGTGGCGTCCGGCTTCACCAAAGTGCATTCGAAGCGCAAAGCCGTGCAGCACCTCGAGGGAGGTATCATAAAGTCGATCTTGGTCAGGGAGAATGACCGTGTCCAAGCTGGTCAAGTCATTGCGCGGCTCGATACCACGCAGATCGAGGCGATGCTCGGTTCGTTCGAGGCGAAATTGTTCGCGGACCTTGCGATGGAAGCGCGATTGGCCGCCGAACGAGCGGGCGAGAAGGAAATACAATTCCCCGCTGAACTGCGGACGAGTTCTGCCGCGGCCGCGGGCATAGCCGTACTAACCCAGCGGGCGGAGTTTGCAGCGCGGTCGACGGCGATCGACGGTGAGCGAAAACAAATCGATCAGCAGATGCTGCAATCGGAAGAAACCATTCGCGGCCTGGAGGGCGACACGAAGGGGGCGGAGCAGCAACTTGCCCTTCTGAACGAAGAGATCGCGGATACGAGTTCCTTGCTCGCCAAGGGGCTCGCGCGCAAGCCGCGGCTATTGGCTCTTCAACGTAGCCAGGCTGAAACGAAGGGCCAGATCGCCCGCAATGCAGCATCAATCTCGCAGGCACGAACGAAGATCGCGGAGTTGGACGATAGGCGTCGACAGTTGGAGCTGGACCAGCAGCGGGACATTGCTAAGCAGTTACACGCCACCAGCTCAGAGGTTGGAGAGCTTCGACATCGAATTGCCGCGTTGCGCGATCAGCTTGTTCGGTCGGAACTGCGTGCACCGGAAAGTGGGAAGGTCGTCGGCCTCAACAGCAGGGGTCTCAGTGCCGTGCTTGCGCCCAGGGAAACTCTACTGGAAATCGTGCCTCTTGAAGATCGGCTTGTCATCGAGGCAACGCTGAAGCCGACGGATCGGCAAGAGGTTTACGCCGGACAGACCGCACGCGTGCGCGTCCTCGCATTGAACATCCGGCGAATACCGATGCTGGAGGCGAAGATCGTTGCAGTTGCCGCGGACGCCTTGAATGACCCCAAAACGGGCGTCGCCTCCTACATGGCCGAGCTCGAGTTAGGTACCACCACGCAGACAGCATATTACCTTTCGTCACTATTGCCTGGAATGCCCGTCGAGGTGTTCGTCGAGACGGGAGAAAGAACCTTTGCGGAGTATTTACTGCAGCCTATGGTGCTGCGGATCCACCGCGCTTTCAGGGAGAGTTAG